A stretch of the Thiomicrorhabdus xiamenensis genome encodes the following:
- a CDS encoding response regulator, with the protein MSYLQDTQKQIQSSLFIIVVLTLVMGGAAIWFLGKGLIHQAEFDRKYHTIDALLDLNEAISFEDGRSTTYLLNHSSVPKSELQRLMDQTDVSYQAFLESIHHYNYETADLMALERHFLDFTGHRRMVWECPIKEPCLTEIESLHYHSDILRNDLINRMERLFLDLPINERSITVKMQFIAHLLRWNNQLHRLLSMIRSFQESNDLSILPMLQQASTELQTEHRILVQMLEIYEDDLLPSVKQALKSLVSNFDYLNTHFTYEILDKELPVTTELPFRSTIARPLLEESVATIKLFYDHSLQQYHKYQRNDLIIFLVELIAIIFLFLMSRRVIHRIRVDALLPLQQNQAILDNAASGIIQIDSKGIINRINNKAQEIFGFSEEELLGQNVKILMPKAEADQHDDFIRRQLITGENKIIGTGREVTGVNSDGRMFPMHLAISRIDSDNETSFIGVVTDLSEREQERHEIQTRNKLLNALRKATEDFMANTLDSAHIWDELLNSLLDISESEYGFIGEVIFQEDGTRCLKLHALSNIAWNGESNRMFEKILSQDMLLCDADTLIGQVMYQERRVISNDVSNDLRAGRMAPELPGLHRYMGVPIFQGKELVGVYGIANRADEYRDELAEFLEPFHATCGVMIAGIRQARKQQELVNNLEEAKVQAESATALKSDFLANMSHEIRTPMNAILGLSHLALNTNLDFQQKDYVEKINRSANSLLHIINDILDFSKIESGKLSLEHIPVQIEEVIEDSMIAVQTLAAQKRLEVFVHLAPSLYQCKQPVLVGDPVRIGQILINLLGNAVKFTDEGYVLLYVEVTEQAQDRWTVAFHVEDTGAGIGNEQLDQLFDAFTQADASTTRKHGGTGLGLAISRNLAREMGGDVTVASALQRGSIFSLTVPFAKLGESSVSKGLKVRQSAWIVDDIPMAREQLCLQLESFGIQVQLFATGQELLKALGDGKSIPDWFFIDWMMPEIDGVEIVQAIKKQHPELLERVVLNSFYDWNKLQELAELNGIGYCLHKPILPRHLARLFKEGQDDRSLSSGEQPSVPNLENKHLLVVEDNILNQQIAEEMLSRTRARVTLADNGEQALYQLLRCHQHFDLVLMDIQMPVMDGIETTRAIRGYAQFSNLPIIAMTAHAFKEEVERCLAVGMDAHISKPILPEKLYDILAKTLGVDKFVDKLDKSLEDEAEALPEGDGLALPVGDGLDIKAAKQLLNSEDAFFEKMLYSYLDTYRNAPAQLQKYIADQQWDEAKRFVHTLKGLSASVGFKALSELFTALEKRLDTYVADFEMSLLKQSQKEEFMAFLEQVEQGHTNAWKMSQSFIDAYEDRASKEDEDDGVQESGEFDADEWSALKQQLIRGLEELDGGVLELWTENRNLINRVIASEARRKIEEAIQNYDFDEAIQLLSMF; encoded by the coding sequence ATGAGTTATTTGCAGGATACGCAAAAGCAGATACAGTCAAGCTTGTTCATTATCGTGGTTTTGACCTTGGTGATGGGTGGTGCTGCAATCTGGTTTTTGGGAAAGGGGCTGATCCATCAGGCTGAATTCGATCGAAAATACCATACGATTGATGCCCTGCTCGACCTGAACGAGGCGATCTCCTTCGAGGACGGCCGCAGTACAACCTACCTGTTAAATCACAGCAGTGTTCCCAAAAGCGAATTGCAGCGTCTTATGGATCAAACGGATGTCAGTTATCAGGCGTTTCTTGAGAGTATCCATCATTATAATTATGAGACAGCCGATCTAATGGCTTTGGAAAGGCATTTCCTGGATTTTACCGGTCACCGGCGTATGGTATGGGAATGCCCGATAAAGGAACCTTGCCTAACTGAGATTGAATCGCTCCACTATCATAGTGATATTCTTCGCAATGATTTGATCAATCGCATGGAGCGCTTGTTCTTGGATCTACCGATTAACGAGCGTTCTATTACCGTCAAAATGCAGTTTATTGCCCATCTTTTGCGATGGAATAATCAATTGCACCGACTTTTGTCCATGATCCGCAGTTTTCAGGAATCTAATGACCTGAGTATTCTGCCAATGCTCCAGCAGGCGAGCACCGAGTTGCAGACCGAGCATCGGATTCTGGTGCAAATGCTGGAAATCTACGAAGACGACCTTCTACCGAGCGTGAAGCAGGCGTTGAAATCCCTGGTCAGTAACTTCGATTATCTGAATACCCACTTTACCTACGAAATCCTTGACAAAGAGCTGCCTGTTACAACCGAGCTGCCGTTCCGGTCAACAATTGCACGGCCGCTTCTCGAAGAGAGCGTGGCGACGATTAAGCTTTTTTACGATCACTCTCTTCAGCAGTATCACAAGTATCAGCGCAATGATCTGATCATCTTTTTGGTAGAGCTGATCGCCATTATCTTCTTATTCCTGATGAGCCGCAGGGTCATTCACCGAATTCGTGTCGATGCATTGTTGCCGTTACAGCAAAATCAGGCGATTCTGGATAATGCGGCTTCGGGGATTATTCAGATCGACAGTAAAGGGATCATCAACCGGATTAATAATAAGGCGCAGGAAATTTTCGGGTTTAGCGAAGAGGAACTGCTGGGGCAAAACGTCAAGATTTTGATGCCTAAAGCAGAGGCGGATCAACATGATGATTTTATCCGCAGGCAGTTGATAACCGGTGAGAATAAAATTATCGGTACCGGTCGGGAGGTAACCGGGGTCAACAGCGATGGCCGTATGTTCCCTATGCATTTGGCGATCAGCCGAATTGATTCGGATAATGAAACCAGTTTTATCGGGGTGGTGACGGATTTAAGTGAAAGAGAGCAAGAGCGCCACGAAATCCAGACCCGAAATAAGCTGTTGAACGCATTGCGTAAGGCGACTGAAGATTTTATGGCCAATACGCTGGATAGTGCGCATATCTGGGATGAACTGCTGAACTCTTTACTGGACATTTCAGAGAGTGAATACGGGTTTATCGGTGAAGTGATCTTTCAAGAGGATGGCACCCGTTGTCTTAAGCTGCATGCGTTGAGCAATATTGCCTGGAATGGTGAATCCAACAGGATGTTCGAAAAGATCCTGTCCCAGGATATGTTGCTTTGTGACGCGGATACTTTGATCGGTCAAGTCATGTATCAAGAGCGACGCGTTATCAGTAATGACGTGTCGAATGATCTGCGTGCCGGCCGAATGGCTCCTGAGCTTCCGGGATTGCATCGTTATATGGGGGTGCCGATCTTTCAGGGCAAGGAGCTGGTCGGTGTTTATGGTATCGCCAATCGCGCGGATGAGTATCGCGATGAACTGGCCGAATTTCTTGAACCTTTCCATGCTACCTGTGGCGTCATGATTGCCGGAATACGCCAGGCTCGGAAACAGCAAGAGTTAGTTAATAACCTGGAAGAGGCCAAAGTTCAGGCTGAATCCGCCACTGCATTGAAATCCGATTTCCTGGCGAATATGAGTCATGAAATTCGTACTCCGATGAATGCGATATTAGGCTTGTCGCATCTGGCATTAAATACTAATCTCGATTTTCAGCAGAAGGATTATGTCGAGAAGATCAACCGCTCGGCAAACAGTCTGCTGCATATCATTAACGATATATTGGATTTCTCCAAAATCGAATCCGGAAAACTGTCGTTGGAACATATCCCGGTACAGATCGAAGAAGTGATCGAAGACAGCATGATCGCGGTGCAGACGCTCGCGGCACAGAAGCGGCTTGAAGTCTTTGTTCATCTGGCACCATCTTTATATCAGTGCAAACAGCCTGTTCTGGTTGGGGATCCGGTTCGAATAGGGCAGATTCTGATTAATCTGCTGGGGAATGCCGTTAAATTCACCGATGAAGGTTACGTTCTTTTATATGTTGAGGTGACCGAGCAGGCGCAGGATCGCTGGACAGTCGCTTTTCATGTCGAAGATACCGGGGCCGGTATCGGTAACGAGCAATTGGATCAGCTGTTTGACGCCTTTACGCAAGCGGATGCTTCAACCACCCGAAAACATGGCGGAACCGGATTGGGCTTGGCCATTTCCCGTAATCTGGCGCGCGAAATGGGCGGGGACGTGACGGTTGCCAGTGCATTGCAACGCGGCAGTATTTTCTCGCTGACGGTTCCGTTTGCCAAACTCGGGGAATCCTCGGTTTCCAAGGGGCTTAAGGTGCGTCAGTCGGCATGGATTGTGGATGATATTCCCATGGCTCGCGAACAGCTGTGTTTGCAACTGGAGAGCTTCGGGATACAGGTACAGTTGTTTGCCACCGGCCAAGAGCTTTTAAAAGCGCTGGGAGATGGAAAATCGATACCTGATTGGTTCTTTATCGACTGGATGATGCCTGAGATAGATGGTGTCGAAATTGTGCAGGCGATTAAGAAACAGCATCCCGAATTGCTGGAAAGGGTTGTGCTTAACTCGTTTTATGACTGGAATAAACTGCAGGAGCTGGCGGAACTGAATGGTATCGGTTATTGCCTGCACAAGCCGATTTTACCGAGACATCTGGCTCGTCTGTTCAAAGAAGGACAGGATGACCGTTCGCTTTCTTCGGGTGAACAGCCGTCTGTACCGAACCTTGAGAATAAACACTTGCTGGTGGTGGAAGACAATATCCTTAACCAGCAGATCGCCGAAGAAATGCTTTCCCGGACACGCGCTCGGGTCACGCTTGCTGATAACGGCGAACAGGCGTTGTATCAGTTATTGCGTTGTCATCAGCATTTTGATCTGGTGTTGATGGATATCCAGATGCCAGTGATGGACGGGATTGAAACCACCCGTGCAATTCGTGGCTATGCACAGTTTTCGAATTTGCCGATTATTGCCATGACCGCTCATGCGTTTAAAGAAGAGGTCGAACGCTGTCTGGCTGTCGGGATGGATGCGCATATTTCCAAGCCGATTCTTCCCGAGAAGTTGTATGACATTTTGGCCAAGACTTTGGGTGTGGATAAGTTTGTTGATAAGTTGGACAAGTCACTGGAAGATGAAGCTGAGGCTTTACCGGAAGGTGATGGTTTGGCGTTGCCAGTGGGGGACGGTTTGGATATTAAGGCGGCAAAGCAGCTGCTTAATAGCGAAGACGCATTTTTTGAAAAGATGCTTTATAGCTATTTGGACACTTACCGCAATGCACCGGCACAGTTGCAGAAATACATTGCTGATCAACAGTGGGATGAAGCCAAACGTTTTGTACATACTTTAAAAGGCCTGTCGGCCAGTGTCGGTTTTAAGGCGCTTTCGGAGTTATTTACCGCTTTGGAAAAACGTCTGGACACTTATGTGGCGGATTTTGAGATGAGCCTGTTAAAACAGTCGCAGAAAGAGGAGTTCATGGCTTTTCTTGAGCAAGTTGAGCAAGGGCATACAAATGCTTGGAAGATGTCGCAAAGTTTTATCGATGCCTATGAAGACAGAGCCTCCAAAGAGGACGAAGACGACGGTGTTCAGGAAAGCGGTGAGTTTGATGCCGATGAATGGTCTGCGCTCAAGCAACAGTTGATCCGCGGACTGGAAGAGCTCGATGGTGGCGTTTTGGAATTATGGACTGAAAACCGGAATTTAATTAACCGAGTGATCGCCAGCGAAGCGCGCAGAAAAATTGAAGAGGCGATACAGAATTACGATTTTGACGAAGCGATTCAGCTTCTTTCCATGTTCTAA
- a CDS encoding response regulator, giving the protein MGSAPLASTKTLLCVDDTPANLTLLNECLKGHYTVKLANSGQKALSLLEKSPEKALADLILLDVMMPDMDGYDVCRRIKEHEAWRDIPVIFITSKTSPEDEKRALQEGGSDFIPKPINPDILLARIKTHLELGDYHRKLRDENQMLEQKLSERLTDLFKLQQATLTVMISLAEFRDENTGNHIKRTQSYVQMLAEEVERTYPHMGLDENTRDLIVQAAPLHDIGKITTPDHILLKPGKLTPEEFDIMKQHAQSGADILKTAINEMGSYGGFLEVAQEIALTHHEKWDGSGYPQGLQGESIPISGRLMALADVYDALRSERPYKKAFSHQEALAIIEEGAGKHFDPRLTECFKNIGEKVAAITEELL; this is encoded by the coding sequence ATGGGCAGCGCTCCTTTGGCCTCCACAAAAACCCTGCTTTGTGTTGATGATACGCCGGCCAATCTTACATTGCTGAATGAATGTCTGAAAGGGCACTATACGGTTAAGTTGGCCAATAGCGGGCAGAAAGCGTTAAGTCTGCTTGAGAAGTCCCCCGAAAAGGCATTGGCGGATTTAATTCTGTTGGATGTGATGATGCCGGATATGGACGGTTACGACGTCTGCCGACGGATTAAGGAGCATGAAGCCTGGCGCGATATTCCGGTTATTTTTATTACCTCTAAAACTTCGCCCGAAGACGAGAAGCGCGCGCTTCAGGAGGGTGGCAGTGATTTTATTCCCAAGCCAATCAATCCCGATATCCTCCTGGCGAGAATCAAAACACATCTGGAGCTTGGAGACTATCATCGAAAACTGCGTGATGAAAATCAGATGTTGGAGCAAAAGCTGAGTGAGCGTCTGACCGATCTCTTCAAACTGCAGCAGGCAACTTTGACGGTGATGATCTCATTGGCCGAATTCCGTGACGAGAATACCGGGAATCATATCAAGCGAACCCAGTCTTATGTGCAGATGTTGGCCGAAGAAGTGGAGCGGACTTACCCGCATATGGGATTGGATGAGAATACCCGGGATCTGATCGTTCAGGCGGCTCCGCTGCATGATATCGGTAAGATTACCACTCCCGATCATATCCTGTTGAAACCAGGCAAGCTGACTCCGGAAGAATTCGACATTATGAAACAGCATGCGCAGAGCGGTGCGGATATTCTCAAAACGGCTATAAACGAAATGGGCTCCTATGGCGGTTTTCTTGAAGTTGCTCAGGAGATTGCGCTGACGCACCATGAAAAATGGGATGGCAGCGGTTACCCTCAAGGCCTGCAGGGCGAATCTATTCCAATCAGCGGCCGGCTGATGGCGCTTGCTGATGTGTATGATGCTTTGCGTTCCGAAAGACCATATAAAAAAGCGTTTAGCCATCAGGAAGCGTTGGCGATTATCGAAGAGGGCGCCGGAAAACATTTCGATCCGCGCCTGACGGAATGTTTTAAGAATATCGGAGAGAAGGTTGCTGCAATTACCGAAGAGTTGCTTTGA
- a CDS encoding methyl-accepting chemotaxis protein: protein MLKTLRGKLIAGFITINLVIIANSIFNYAKVSDSSDAFADYRQMARTSVNSGIIASNVLEMRMTTKDYLLQDEHRDIEAFEQAYLKVSKAIDDAKEVAATEQQLQEFDKLRNDVDSFKASFEQVHQLMLKRNDIVDNVLDANGKTMEQTLTAIMRSSYQNMVFEVQNASAESLRTLLLARLYTAKFIKSNSQADMDRVQQEFAVLSAQIENLISEIASPIGKEKLEGLIATIKVYNQGVNDLYATINKRNEIRHNQLTRLGEIVAADAAAVQLHSKQNQDRLGPQIQKNNENILNITIWVALLITAFAIMISIVIPRLIGTGIASIQNTLKEIAATGRFDIRADESRNDEIGEISRELNMTLMAIQEALHEANQVVSALAMGDFSKRIQVNVSGDLDNLKQGVNTSVDSIESTMQEINGVLDAMNRGHFDIEINANVQGQFKQIMDNTAQTMDRMNRIISDISHVMHQMQQGDFTVRVNADAQGQLDELKNSINLSMDALEKAINDITRLVVAQSEGDLTHQITNEYHGQLDTLKQAINSSISRLADVVAQALNATHIVAGAADEVAKGSMDLSDRVQQQASALEETSATMNQMNSAVQGNSKNAQQASQVAVEVQSKANAGSQVMQSTIEAMGEIQDSSHKIGDIVNLIDGIAFQTNLLALNAAVEAARAGEHGRGFAVVAGEVRSLAQKSAEAAKEIKSLIEESVNRIDQGSDLAKQSGEMLDQINQEIESFSKMILDIAQASEEQAQGVNQVHSAIGQIDSVTQQNAALVEETSAAAASMTEQSEILRQDMAFFKIDSQQLKMMTPPAIEKRKPQPALVEDKRMKPTETASVQKVIAPVADDGAEWSEF from the coding sequence ATGTTGAAAACATTAAGAGGCAAGTTGATTGCAGGTTTTATAACCATCAATCTGGTCATTATTGCCAACTCTATTTTTAACTACGCGAAAGTTTCGGACAGTTCCGATGCCTTTGCCGACTATCGCCAAATGGCAAGAACATCTGTTAACAGCGGGATTATCGCTTCAAATGTTCTTGAGATGCGCATGACGACCAAAGATTACCTGTTGCAGGATGAGCATCGCGACATAGAGGCATTCGAGCAGGCTTATCTGAAGGTCAGTAAGGCCATTGATGATGCGAAAGAGGTCGCGGCGACAGAACAGCAATTACAAGAGTTCGACAAACTAAGAAATGATGTTGACTCTTTTAAGGCATCATTTGAGCAGGTGCATCAATTGATGCTGAAGCGAAATGACATTGTCGATAATGTCCTCGATGCGAACGGCAAGACAATGGAACAGACGCTGACCGCGATTATGCGCTCTTCTTACCAGAATATGGTTTTTGAAGTTCAAAACGCCTCTGCGGAAAGTTTGCGAACTTTGCTACTGGCCCGCCTCTATACAGCAAAGTTCATTAAATCGAATTCACAAGCGGATATGGATCGGGTTCAGCAGGAATTTGCGGTTTTGTCCGCTCAGATTGAGAATCTGATCTCCGAGATCGCCTCGCCGATCGGCAAGGAAAAGCTGGAAGGGCTTATCGCAACGATCAAGGTATACAATCAAGGGGTGAACGACCTCTATGCGACCATTAATAAGCGCAATGAGATTCGCCATAATCAGCTGACGCGTCTGGGCGAAATAGTGGCAGCAGACGCCGCGGCGGTTCAGTTGCATTCGAAACAGAATCAGGATCGTCTCGGTCCGCAGATTCAGAAAAACAACGAAAACATTCTCAATATCACCATATGGGTTGCACTGCTGATTACCGCCTTCGCGATCATGATCTCGATTGTGATTCCGCGTTTGATCGGTACCGGAATTGCATCTATTCAGAACACGCTTAAAGAGATCGCTGCAACCGGTCGATTCGATATTCGCGCGGATGAGTCGAGAAATGATGAGATCGGCGAAATTTCCAGAGAATTGAATATGACGCTGATGGCGATTCAGGAAGCCCTGCACGAGGCCAATCAGGTTGTTTCGGCGCTGGCTATGGGCGATTTTTCAAAACGTATTCAGGTCAATGTTTCAGGTGATCTGGACAATCTGAAGCAAGGCGTCAATACTTCGGTCGATTCGATCGAAAGCACCATGCAGGAAATCAACGGTGTACTTGATGCGATGAATCGCGGTCATTTCGATATTGAGATCAATGCCAATGTTCAGGGGCAGTTCAAACAGATTATGGATAACACCGCCCAGACCATGGATCGCATGAATCGGATTATTTCCGACATTTCGCACGTGATGCATCAAATGCAGCAGGGCGATTTTACCGTTCGAGTGAATGCGGATGCGCAAGGACAGCTGGATGAATTGAAGAACAGTATTAATTTATCGATGGACGCTTTGGAAAAAGCGATCAATGATATTACCCGTCTGGTTGTCGCTCAATCGGAAGGGGATTTGACGCACCAGATTACTAATGAATATCACGGCCAGTTGGACACTCTCAAGCAAGCGATTAACAGCTCGATCAGTCGTCTGGCGGACGTGGTTGCGCAGGCACTGAATGCAACGCATATTGTTGCCGGTGCGGCAGATGAAGTTGCCAAGGGGTCGATGGATCTGAGTGACCGTGTTCAGCAGCAAGCCTCGGCGCTGGAAGAAACCTCCGCGACCATGAACCAGATGAATTCCGCGGTTCAAGGCAATAGTAAGAACGCCCAGCAGGCCAGTCAAGTTGCCGTGGAAGTGCAGAGCAAGGCGAATGCCGGATCTCAGGTCATGCAAAGCACGATTGAAGCGATGGGCGAGATTCAGGATTCGAGTCATAAGATCGGCGATATCGTCAATCTGATTGACGGCATTGCTTTCCAGACGAATCTACTGGCATTGAATGCGGCTGTTGAAGCGGCGCGTGCCGGTGAACACGGACGCGGTTTCGCTGTTGTGGCCGGAGAGGTACGTTCCTTAGCGCAAAAATCTGCCGAGGCGGCCAAAGAGATTAAATCCCTGATTGAAGAGAGCGTGAATCGAATCGATCAGGGAAGTGATTTGGCGAAGCAGTCGGGCGAAATGCTGGATCAGATCAATCAGGAAATCGAATCTTTCTCGAAGATGATCTTGGATATAGCTCAGGCATCCGAAGAGCAGGCGCAAGGGGTTAATCAGGTGCATAGCGCCATCGGTCAGATCGATTCGGTAACTCAGCAGAATGCGGCTCTGGTGGAGGAAACCTCTGCCGCTGCGGCCAGTATGACCGAACAGTCGGAGATTCTGCGTCAGGATATGGCGTTCTTCAAAATCGACTCGCAGCAATTGAAAATGATGACGCCACCGGCCATTGAAAAACGCAAGCCGCAGCCGGCATTAGTCGAAGACAAACGAATGAAGCCCACCGAGACAGCTTCCGTGCAAAAAGTCATTGCACCGGTAGCCGATGACGGTGCCGAATGGAGTGAATTCTAA
- the fba gene encoding class II fructose-bisphosphate aldolase (catalyzes the reversible aldol condensation of dihydroxyacetonephosphate and glyceraldehyde 3-phosphate in the Calvin cycle, glycolysis, and/or gluconeogenesis) — MAMITLRELMDYAAENSFGMPAFNVNNMEQVRAIMRAADACDSPVILQGSAGARKYAGEPMLRHMVAAAVEMYPHIPVVMHQDHGSDVGVCLRAIQSGFTSVMMDGSLEADMKTPASYEYNSNITAEVVKIAHAGGVSVEGELGCLGSLETGKMGEEDGHGSDEELDHSMLLTDPEEAAQFVKDTNVDALAVAVGTSHGAYKFTSKPSADVLKIDQIAKIHARIPDTHIVMHGSSSVPEEWLEIINNYGGDMGATYGVPVEAIVEGIKHGVRKVNIDTDLRMASTGAIRKHLTENPSNFDPRKFYNAAENAMMEICKARFEAFGCAGHASKIKSLGLEEMQARYASGSLDQKVN; from the coding sequence ATGGCGATGATTACACTTCGTGAATTAATGGATTACGCAGCAGAAAACAGCTTCGGTATGCCTGCGTTTAACGTAAACAACATGGAACAAGTACGTGCAATTATGCGCGCTGCGGACGCTTGTGACTCTCCAGTAATCCTTCAGGGTTCTGCGGGTGCTCGTAAGTACGCTGGTGAGCCAATGCTTCGTCACATGGTTGCTGCTGCAGTTGAAATGTACCCACACATTCCTGTTGTTATGCACCAAGATCACGGTTCTGATGTTGGCGTATGTCTACGCGCTATCCAGTCAGGTTTCACCTCTGTAATGATGGATGGTTCTCTAGAAGCTGATATGAAGACTCCTGCTTCTTACGAGTACAACTCAAACATCACTGCTGAAGTTGTTAAGATCGCTCACGCAGGTGGTGTATCGGTTGAAGGTGAGCTAGGGTGCCTAGGTTCTCTTGAAACTGGTAAGATGGGTGAAGAAGATGGTCACGGTTCTGATGAAGAGCTAGATCACTCTATGCTTCTAACTGATCCTGAAGAAGCGGCTCAGTTCGTTAAAGATACTAACGTTGATGCGTTAGCAGTTGCGGTTGGTACTTCTCACGGTGCTTACAAGTTCACTTCTAAGCCATCTGCTGATGTTCTTAAGATCGACCAGATCGCTAAGATCCACGCACGTATCCCTGATACTCACATCGTAATGCACGGTTCTTCTTCTGTACCAGAAGAGTGGCTAGAAATCATCAACAACTACGGTGGTGACATGGGCGCAACTTACGGTGTTCCTGTTGAAGCAATCGTTGAAGGTATCAAGCACGGTGTTCGTAAAGTAAACATCGATACTGACCTACGTATGGCATCTACTGGTGCGATCCGTAAGCACCTAACTGAGAACCCTTCAAACTTCGACCCTCGTAAGTTCTACAATGCAGCTGAAAACGCGATGATGGAAATCTGTAAAGCGCGTTTCGAAGCATTCGGTTGTGCGGGTCACGCGTCTAAGATCAAGTCTCTTGGTCTAGAAGAGATGCAAGCTCGTTACGCTTCTGGTTCTCTTGATCAGAAAGTAAACTAA
- the pyk gene encoding pyruvate kinase gives MPSNGLRRTKIVATLGPATDREGELERMIQAGLDVVRINMSHGNPEEHKARAERVRELAAKYDREVGVLVDLQGPKIRITRFAEDKIFLNPGDKFAFDNNVGNTDGNQHEIGLTYKNLPYDVKPGDKLLLDDGRLVFEVDNVEGERVNTTTIVGGTLSNNKGINLSGGGLSAAALTDKDKEDIITAAEIDADYLALSFPRSAEDVEYCRSLAQKAGLNCAIVSKVERAEAVADDATLDGIILASDVIMIARGDLGVEVGDAQLPALQKKMIKRSRQLNRVTITATQMMETMIENAIPTRAEVFDVANAVMDGTDAVMLSGETATGRSPSLVIETMGRICTEAEKQRSARESTHRIDESFTAVDETIAMAAMYSANHFDVKCIAALTESGNTALLMSRISSGKPIIALTPHIATRRKVTLYRGVYPSSIDYDGLDDKGVRNSTIEHLKYHGLVKTGDMVLFTRGENRGQMGGTNLMEIVKVD, from the coding sequence ATGCCAAGTAATGGTTTAAGAAGAACTAAAATTGTCGCTACTCTAGGGCCTGCAACGGATCGTGAAGGTGAACTGGAGAGAATGATTCAAGCCGGACTGGATGTGGTCCGTATCAATATGTCTCACGGGAATCCGGAAGAGCATAAAGCGCGTGCCGAGCGCGTTCGCGAACTGGCTGCGAAGTATGATCGCGAAGTTGGTGTTCTGGTTGACCTTCAGGGGCCTAAAATTCGTATTACCCGTTTTGCTGAAGATAAAATCTTTTTGAACCCAGGTGATAAATTCGCTTTCGATAACAATGTTGGTAATACCGACGGTAACCAGCATGAAATCGGTCTAACCTATAAGAACCTTCCGTATGACGTTAAGCCGGGCGATAAACTGCTTCTGGATGACGGACGTCTGGTTTTTGAAGTAGATAATGTTGAAGGTGAGCGTGTCAACACCACTACGATCGTTGGCGGAACCCTGTCGAATAACAAAGGGATCAACCTGTCTGGCGGCGGTCTGTCTGCAGCGGCACTAACCGATAAAGACAAAGAAGATATTATTACTGCGGCCGAGATTGACGCGGATTACCTTGCGCTGTCTTTCCCTCGTTCGGCGGAAGACGTTGAATACTGTCGTTCGCTGGCACAGAAAGCCGGTCTTAACTGTGCAATTGTTTCTAAAGTCGAACGTGCTGAAGCGGTTGCTGATGACGCAACTCTGGACGGAATTATTCTGGCGTCTGACGTCATAATGATCGCTCGTGGTGACCTAGGGGTTGAAGTCGGTGATGCACAGCTTCCTGCATTGCAGAAGAAAATGATTAAGCGTTCCCGTCAGCTGAACCGTGTCACCATTACGGCAACGCAGATGATGGAAACCATGATCGAAAACGCTATCCCGACTCGTGCGGAAGTATTCGACGTCGCGAACGCGGTTATGGACGGTACCGATGCGGTTATGCTTTCCGGAGAAACGGCAACGGGTCGTTCTCCAAGCCTGGTTATCGAAACCATGGGGCGTATCTGTACCGAAGCGGAAAAACAACGTTCTGCGCGTGAATCGACACACCGTATCGACGAGTCTTTCACTGCGGTTGATGAGACAATTGCGATGGCGGCGATGTATTCGGCCAACCATTTCGATGTTAAATGTATCGCGGCTTTGACCGAATCCGGTAATACCGCGCTACTGATGTCGCGTATTTCTTCCGGTAAGCCGATCATCGCTTTGACTCCGCATATCGCAACGCGTCGTAAAGTTACCCTGTACCGTGGTGTCTATCCGTCATCGATTGATTATGACGGTTTGGATGATAAGGGTGTCCGTAACTCGACGATTGAACACCTTAAATACCATGGACTGGTAAAAACCGGCGATATGGTTCTGTTTACCCGCGGCGAAAACCGTGGACAGATGGGCGGAACCAATCTAATGGAAATCGTAAAGGTTGACTAA